In uncultured Cohaesibacter sp., a genomic segment contains:
- a CDS encoding putative nucleotide-diphospho-sugar transferase, producing MKPKIVAFVNANYIPVAKVWLQLLDELDLLEQVCLVALDEQVQAAFPHIELLYRPLPVAEVGFGALWAHRIAVLSEMLKAGQAIIHSDVDAMWARDPWPAIRACGASAVFSQGTFWPRDVHEQNRVVVCCGLFYLAADASVLAFLEKVDEVLESVQDDQIAMNRVIAAGIPGWSMEEPYEIPFRETNFLASRTPMHAALDLGEGQSLSLAVLPHHAFPRLIEAINDEVVVAHPLSGKSMVEKRDCMSRLGLWRTL from the coding sequence GTGAAACCGAAGATCGTGGCTTTTGTGAATGCCAACTATATTCCCGTTGCGAAGGTATGGTTGCAGCTTCTGGACGAACTGGATCTGCTTGAGCAGGTGTGCCTTGTTGCTCTTGACGAACAGGTGCAAGCGGCCTTTCCCCATATCGAGCTGCTCTATCGCCCCCTTCCCGTTGCGGAGGTTGGCTTTGGTGCCCTTTGGGCTCACCGGATTGCCGTGTTGAGTGAAATGCTCAAGGCCGGTCAGGCAATCATCCATTCCGACGTTGACGCGATGTGGGCGCGTGATCCATGGCCAGCAATTAGGGCTTGTGGCGCATCCGCAGTCTTTTCGCAGGGCACCTTCTGGCCACGCGACGTGCATGAACAGAATCGGGTGGTCGTCTGTTGCGGCCTGTTCTATCTGGCAGCAGACGCCTCCGTGCTGGCCTTTCTGGAAAAAGTGGATGAGGTTCTTGAGAGCGTTCAGGACGACCAGATTGCGATGAACCGCGTGATAGCGGCTGGCATTCCGGGCTGGTCCATGGAGGAGCCTTACGAAATTCCGTTCCGGGAGACCAACTTCCTTGCCTCCCGCACGCCGATGCATGCTGCGCTTGATCTGGGGGAAGGTCAAAGCCTTTCGCTCGCCGTCCTGCCCCACCATGCCTTTCCCCGCCTGATCGAGGCGATCAATGACGAGGTCGTGGTCGCTCATCCCCTGTCAGGGAAATCCATGGTCGAAAAACGCGATTGCATGTCAAGGCTCGGTCTTTGGCGCACACTTTAG
- a CDS encoding DUF4386 domain-containing protein, whose amino-acid sequence MTEQAFPLTQDDVMRRRAMSRLAGLLYGVIIVTGLLAELGIRARLIDFANPQATAKAILSAPGLFRLAMGADLVMALCDAGLAILLYLIFSEKASGAVRSLALSAMVFRLIQTALIAANLMTMQAAFLLLAGDKGAIGADPSQLALMCLKLYAFGYDLGLVFFGVNGWLMGALVLATPLFGRFLGYGLMLAGTVYLAGSALSLFLPDLSAAFAPAYGITIVVEVAFALCLLFMKGSVRKASG is encoded by the coding sequence ATGACCGAACAGGCCTTTCCACTCACTCAAGACGACGTTATGCGCAGGCGCGCCATGTCCCGTCTGGCAGGGCTGCTCTATGGCGTGATCATCGTCACCGGACTCTTGGCCGAGCTAGGGATACGGGCAAGGCTCATCGACTTTGCCAATCCGCAGGCAACCGCAAAAGCCATCCTGTCGGCACCCGGTCTGTTCCGGCTGGCGATGGGAGCAGACCTTGTCATGGCGCTGTGCGATGCCGGGTTGGCCATCCTGCTCTATCTCATCTTTTCTGAAAAGGCATCAGGAGCCGTCCGGAGTCTCGCCCTTTCGGCCATGGTCTTCCGCCTGATCCAGACGGCGCTCATCGCGGCCAACCTCATGACCATGCAGGCAGCCTTTTTGCTGCTCGCTGGCGACAAAGGTGCAATCGGTGCCGATCCTTCACAGCTGGCGCTGATGTGTCTCAAGTTGTATGCCTTTGGCTATGATCTGGGGTTGGTCTTTTTCGGCGTCAACGGCTGGCTGATGGGCGCCCTTGTTTTGGCTACGCCCTTGTTCGGGCGGTTTCTGGGATACGGGCTGATGCTGGCCGGAACGGTCTATCTGGCAGGCAGTGCGCTCAGCCTCTTCCTGCCAGATCTTTCCGCGGCCTTTGCCCCGGCCTATGGTATCACCATCGTGGTCGAGGTCGCCTTCGCGCTTTGCCTGCTGTTCATGAAAGGCTCTGTTCGCAAGGCTTCCGGCTAA
- a CDS encoding EamA family transporter encodes MTRSRDIFLTALAPAIWGSTYLVTTEFLPAGVPLTLAVLRALPAGLLLLIVTRCLPRGIWLWRSLLLGMLNFAIFWALLFVSAYRLPGGVAATVGSVQALLVILLARGLLGTPLRARAILAALAGVAGVALLLLGPDAALDPIGIAAGLGGAASMAAGTVLSRKWHPPVPALTFTAWQLAAGGLLLLPLALFMEPALPSLTMANVAGLVWLGLIGAAFTYWLWFRGVARLEPSAVSMLGMMSPVTAVALGWLWLGQTLSAVQLIGAVIVLGSVWWGQRVATGAALTRRKEMPVSATLMKEQAEG; translated from the coding sequence ATGACACGGTCCCGCGACATTTTTCTCACGGCTCTTGCCCCGGCCATCTGGGGCAGCACCTATCTGGTGACAACGGAATTCCTGCCCGCCGGGGTGCCGCTGACCCTTGCGGTGTTGCGCGCTCTGCCTGCCGGACTGTTGCTGCTGATCGTCACGCGATGCTTACCGCGAGGCATCTGGCTTTGGCGGTCCCTGTTGCTCGGCATGCTCAATTTCGCAATTTTCTGGGCGCTGCTGTTTGTTTCCGCCTACCGCCTGCCGGGGGGCGTTGCCGCAACGGTCGGGTCGGTTCAGGCGTTGCTGGTCATCCTGCTGGCGCGCGGCCTCTTGGGAACACCCTTGCGCGCCCGGGCGATCCTTGCCGCTTTGGCCGGGGTTGCGGGGGTGGCGCTGCTGTTGCTCGGGCCGGACGCAGCGCTCGACCCGATCGGCATTGCCGCCGGTCTGGGCGGGGCCGCCTCCATGGCAGCGGGCACGGTGCTCAGCCGCAAATGGCACCCGCCTGTGCCTGCCCTGACCTTCACCGCCTGGCAGCTTGCGGCCGGTGGGCTTCTGCTGCTGCCGCTTGCCCTGTTCATGGAGCCTGCGCTCCCCTCGCTGACGATGGCCAACGTGGCCGGTCTTGTCTGGCTCGGGCTCATCGGGGCAGCGTTCACCTACTGGCTGTGGTTTCGTGGGGTGGCCAGACTGGAGCCAAGTGCCGTCTCGATGCTCGGGATGATGAGCCCGGTCACGGCCGTTGCCCTTGGCTGGCTATGGCTGGGACAGACGCTGTCTGCGGTGCAGCTCATCGGCGCGGTGATCGTGCTCGGGTCGGTCTGGTGGGGGCAACGGGTCGCAACCGGTGCTGCCCTCACCAGACGCAAGGAGATGCCCGTGAGTGCAACCTTGATGAAGGAGCAGGCAGAGGGATGA
- the wrbA gene encoding NAD(P)H:quinone oxidoreductase — MTRILVLYYSSYGHVRDLAQAEAEGALSVPGTRVDIRRIPETVPEEVRRNAGFIEDETPTASPADLADYDGIIFGTPTRFGMMAGQMKQFLDQAGGLWAQNALVGKVAAVFASTGSQHGGHEATLLSTQIPLMHFGMLIAGLPYSFAGQTSRDGIIGGSPYGAGTIAGADGGLQPTATDLDGARFQGQHVARIAFRLAASTLEREVA, encoded by the coding sequence ATGACACGCATTCTTGTTCTCTATTACTCAAGCTACGGCCATGTCCGCGATCTGGCCCAGGCCGAAGCCGAAGGCGCACTCAGTGTTCCGGGTACCCGCGTCGACATTCGCCGCATTCCCGAAACGGTGCCCGAAGAGGTTCGCCGCAACGCCGGCTTTATCGAAGACGAAACCCCGACGGCATCTCCGGCCGATCTGGCTGACTATGATGGCATCATTTTCGGCACCCCGACCCGCTTTGGCATGATGGCCGGGCAGATGAAGCAGTTTCTTGATCAGGCTGGCGGTCTCTGGGCACAGAATGCACTGGTCGGCAAGGTGGCTGCAGTCTTTGCCTCTACCGGCTCCCAGCATGGCGGCCATGAGGCGACGCTGCTGTCCACCCAGATCCCGCTCATGCATTTCGGTATGCTGATTGCAGGCCTGCCCTACAGCTTTGCCGGACAGACATCGCGGGATGGCATCATTGGCGGCTCGCCCTATGGTGCGGGAACCATCGCCGGGGCCGATGGTGGCCTGCAGCCAACCGCGACGGACCTCGATGGGGCTCGGTTTCAGGGCCAGCATGTGGCCCGGATTGCCTTCCGTCTCGCCGCCTCGACCCTTGAGAGGGAGGTTGCCTGA
- a CDS encoding LysR substrate-binding domain-containing protein: MDRLSVMTAYCRIVERGSFARAAEDLGVSAALLSKEIKLLEDSLGCVLLTRTTRSMSLSEAGQKYYDEALAILDAVGQLDGRIREASGSVGGSLKINAPNSFGQEVIAPTLPAFLEKHPDLRLTLSLDDHVVDMVEGGFDVSIRVRASLPDSSLIARRLGRMHQRLYAAPTYLERAGRLDSPEDIKAHRIVGFLLADHLAEWQLRGPGGPTVVAFEPSLKVGNSLVLRDLLVAGYGIGTLPDFIALKPEQRGDLVRVLPRYELPPREIFAVTTSRFGMNAKVSAFLDHLQTVLKAFHR, encoded by the coding sequence ATGGACAGACTATCAGTCATGACGGCCTATTGCCGCATTGTCGAACGCGGCAGCTTTGCCCGCGCGGCAGAGGATCTTGGCGTCTCCGCCGCTCTGTTGAGCAAGGAGATCAAGCTGCTGGAAGACAGCCTTGGCTGCGTTCTGCTCACCCGTACGACGCGCAGCATGTCGCTCTCGGAAGCCGGGCAGAAATACTATGACGAGGCGCTCGCAATCCTTGACGCGGTGGGGCAGCTGGATGGCCGCATCCGCGAAGCCTCGGGCTCCGTTGGCGGCTCCCTCAAGATCAATGCGCCCAACTCCTTCGGTCAGGAGGTCATCGCGCCGACGCTGCCAGCCTTTCTTGAAAAACACCCGGATCTGCGGTTGACCCTGTCTCTCGACGACCATGTGGTCGATATGGTGGAAGGCGGCTTCGACGTTTCAATCCGGGTGAGGGCGAGCCTGCCCGATTCCTCCCTGATCGCCCGACGCCTCGGCAGGATGCACCAGCGTCTTTATGCTGCCCCGACCTATCTGGAAAGGGCAGGGCGGCTCGACAGCCCCGAAGACATCAAGGCCCATCGGATCGTCGGCTTCCTTCTGGCCGATCATCTCGCCGAGTGGCAGCTGCGCGGCCCGGGCGGGCCGACCGTTGTTGCCTTTGAGCCCTCGCTGAAGGTTGGCAACAGCCTGGTGCTGCGCGATCTTCTGGTCGCGGGTTACGGCATCGGCACCTTGCCCGATTTCATTGCCCTGAAGCCGGAACAACGCGGGGATCTGGTGCGCGTCCTGCCCCGATACGAGCTGCCCCCGCGGGAAATCTTTGCTGTCACCACCTCCCGCTTTGGCATGAATGCCAAGGTTTCGGCCTTTCTCGATCATCTGCAAACGGTGCTGAAAGCGTTCCACCGCTGA
- a CDS encoding TRAP transporter large permease, whose amino-acid sequence MEITLILSFVVLALIGVPVAYALALSVSFVLAFYMDLPQVLITNNLFSGIDSFSFMAVPFFMLAGAFMSAGGVTSRLVGVAQAMVGSFTGGLAQAVAVAGMFFAAISGSSAATTAAIGSTMVNEMEQKGYKREMATGIVAAAGTVGIVIPPSITFVVYGVIANVSIGDLFMAGVLPGLLMGGAMCGMGWYLAKKGQIPPDGSFSCKRLALAIKDAFWALMTPVIIIGGIYSGIFTPTEAAAVAAVYGIVVGLFIYKELAIRDFPEIIFKAVIGTTLIMFLVGAAKVFGWLMTNLQIPHMIGEAVIQFTSSGIVFLLIMNVLLLVLGTLVNASAAVVILTPIFLPVAVNMGIDPIHFGVIMVVNLAIGCITPPVGLDLFVASAITKVPLEKVMKATAPYLGALVVTLLLITMIPPISTTLPYLFK is encoded by the coding sequence ATGGAAATCACCCTTATCCTTTCCTTCGTCGTTCTGGCTCTGATCGGGGTTCCGGTGGCTTACGCGCTGGCCCTGTCGGTGTCCTTCGTTCTGGCGTTCTACATGGACCTGCCGCAGGTTCTGATCACCAACAACCTGTTTTCCGGTATCGACTCCTTCTCCTTCATGGCCGTGCCCTTCTTCATGCTGGCTGGTGCCTTCATGTCGGCTGGTGGCGTGACCTCTCGTCTGGTCGGCGTGGCGCAGGCCATGGTCGGCTCCTTCACGGGCGGTCTGGCCCAGGCCGTGGCCGTCGCAGGCATGTTCTTTGCCGCCATTTCCGGCTCGTCGGCTGCCACCACCGCCGCCATCGGCTCCACCATGGTCAACGAGATGGAGCAGAAGGGCTACAAGCGCGAAATGGCAACCGGTATCGTTGCTGCGGCCGGTACGGTCGGCATCGTCATTCCGCCCTCGATCACCTTCGTGGTCTACGGGGTTATCGCCAATGTCTCCATCGGTGATCTGTTCATGGCTGGTGTTCTGCCCGGCTTGCTGATGGGCGGCGCCATGTGCGGCATGGGTTGGTATCTTGCCAAGAAAGGCCAGATTCCCCCCGACGGGTCGTTCTCCTGCAAGCGTCTGGCTCTTGCCATCAAGGATGCTTTCTGGGCGTTGATGACCCCGGTCATCATCATCGGCGGCATCTATAGCGGCATCTTCACGCCAACCGAAGCGGCAGCCGTTGCTGCGGTCTACGGTATCGTCGTCGGCCTGTTCATCTACAAGGAACTGGCCATCCGTGACTTCCCCGAGATTATCTTCAAGGCGGTGATCGGCACGACGCTCATCATGTTCCTCGTCGGTGCGGCCAAGGTCTTCGGCTGGCTGATGACCAACCTGCAGATCCCGCACATGATCGGCGAGGCTGTCATCCAGTTCACCAGCTCCGGCATCGTCTTCCTGTTGATCATGAACGTACTGCTGCTGGTGCTCGGAACGCTGGTTAACGCGTCGGCCGCCGTCGTTATCCTGACGCCGATCTTCCTGCCGGTTGCTGTCAACATGGGCATCGACCCGATCCATTTCGGTGTGATCATGGTCGTGAACCTTGCCATCGGTTGCATCACCCCGCCAGTGGGCCTTGATCTGTTCGTTGCCAGCGCCATTACCAAGGTGCCGCTCGAAAAGGTCATGAAGGCAACGGCTCCCTATCTTGGCGCACTGGTCGTCACGCTGTTGCTAATCACGATGATCCCGCCGATTTCAACAACCTTGCCCTATCTTTTCAAATAA
- a CDS encoding TRAP transporter small permease translates to MEAIFKILRKLLYGISVIAMLVMLTIIFIQVITRYLFGFSFEWSEELARFLFVWVVFLGSALIMGEDGHLAVELLPRILNGTKPGFVLNLFINACGYVFILLLIVQGWKMAQTMTFQTSPGLGISMGYVYIIMPVSGILMLMYHIKDTFKIFRSLSSKAEDHPADDTSVVTD, encoded by the coding sequence ATGGAAGCCATTTTCAAAATCCTGCGCAAGCTGCTGTACGGGATCTCCGTCATAGCCATGCTTGTCATGTTGACTATCATCTTCATACAGGTGATTACCCGCTATCTGTTCGGCTTTTCCTTCGAGTGGTCGGAAGAGCTGGCTCGCTTCCTGTTCGTCTGGGTCGTTTTCCTCGGCTCGGCGCTGATCATGGGCGAGGACGGGCATCTGGCCGTTGAACTGCTGCCGCGCATTCTCAATGGCACCAAGCCCGGCTTCGTGCTCAACCTGTTCATCAATGCCTGCGGCTATGTTTTCATTCTGCTGCTGATCGTGCAGGGCTGGAAAATGGCTCAGACCATGACCTTCCAGACGTCTCCCGGCCTCGGCATCTCGATGGGCTATGTCTATATCATCATGCCTGTCTCGGGTATTCTCATGCTGATGTATCACATCAAGGATACCTTCAAGATCTTCCGCTCGCTTTCCAGCAAGGCAGAAGACCACCCCGCCGATGACACATCGGTTGTAACGGATTAG